CATTAGGGTTTAAAATTAAAAACGAAAGTGCTTTAAATAATTTAACTAAATTAAATTATTATAAACAAAAAGATTTAGTCTTATTAGATCCGAATTTTAATTATGAAAAAAATATCTCGCAACTTTATGAGGCCAGTCAATTAGCAATTGTTTATGACAGTTATCTAGGAATGTATAACATTTCATCAACAACGTTATATCGTGATTATTGTGACTTAGAAAAGATTAGCGATAATTCAGTTGACCATCTTTTTAAAAATGAATATCAACTTGAAGAGGACTGGGATGAAAATCGCTTAGCATACCAAGCAGAGTTATTGGAAAATTCAGTGATGGCTATTAATAATTATGATATTTCACAAAAAGTAGCGATTAAAAAAGCCTTAGAAAAAAATACAATTATTCAAGGACCACCAGGAACAGGAAAATCGCAAACTATTAGTAATTTAATTATTAATAATTTATGTCGTAATGAACGAGTTCTTTTTTGTGCTGAAAAGCAGGATGCGATTAAAGTTGTTTACCATAATATGAAAAAAATTCAGAACTATACTTTAATGATTACTAACTTAGAAGAAAAAGAAGCATTTTATAACAAGATTTTAGAAAGTCTTAATAATATTAACCAACTTCATCCACCAGTTGAAAGTGCTAGTTATTTAAGTAAAATGGATGCCTTATATAGTGATATTAAAAATTATAAAAAATTTGCCCAACAACAAAGTTTTCAAGAATATTTAGAATTTTTAAATCCTGTGAAAGAAAATCAGTTAGTTTTAGACTATGAATTTTTAAGTCAATTTTATTTTTTTGAATTAGAATATGAAGACTATCTTCGTCATGGGGATAAAATTTTTCATAACACAATGATCACCAAGAAGTTTCTTGCTTTATTTAATGACTACTCGCTTTTAGCTGATATTTATCATAAATTAGCAGCGAAAGATTTTAAAAAAATTATTAAAAAAGTTAATAACTTAAAAACTGACAAGCTCTTGGCCTTAATTTTTAATTTGTTAGTTAATAATAATGTTAGTTATACAATTAGTAGTACTGATGAAAATAAATTTAATTTATTTAAAATTGAAAAGCAAGATACTATTCTTGCATTAACAGCTGAATTTACCAAGGCTGATTACTTTGTTAATCGCTTAGATATTATTGACCAAAATGATCGTCTTCGCCGAGAAGATAAAAATTACCAATTATATTTTTATCTTGCTAACTATGTCAATCAAAAAGATGATATTTACTTAATTTATCAAAACTATTTTGTTAACCAATACCAAGATAAGTATGAGGATGTTATTAAAATTGGAAATCTTAATTGACGGGAAGAATTAACTGCTTTAACAAATAAATCAATGGTTAATACAAATGATTATTTAGATTATTTATATCACCAGCAAGTGCGAGAGTTAATTAAAGAAAATTATGCGGATCAAATTCCCCAAATTATTGAACAATGTAAAAAGAAAAATAAAAAATCAATTACTCATTTTTTTAAAGAAAATTATTTATTAATGAAAATTTTATTTCCCGTTATGATGTTAACTCCTGACATTGCTTCCCAATTATTGGCTTTAAACTATCAAGAATTTGAACAATTAATTTTTGATGAAGCTTCGCAAATTTTTGTTGAAAAAGCAATCCCAATTATTTATCGTGCTCAGCGAATATTAGTTGCTGGAGATAAAAAACAATTAGGACCAACTAACTTTTTCTCAACACGATTTGATTATGAAAATTGATATAATGATGAAACATTTTCTGAAATTGAAGCAAATTTAACAGATAAAAGTTTACTTGATTTTGCTAGTAAACAATATAATCCTAGTATGTTACGGTTTCATTATCGTTCAAAATACAGTGAATTAATTAACTTTTCTAATGCAGCTTTTTATGATAACAACTTAGTTGTTGTTTCTAATAAAACTAAAAAAGATTTCCCCCTTAAGTTAATTGAAGTTAATGATGGAGTGTGAAAAAATCGCGGCAACATTCCGGAAGCTAAACGAGTAGTTAGTTTATTAAAAGAAATTATTCAACAAAGAAAGCATCATGAAACAATTGGAGTTGTTACTTTCAACGAAATGCAAAAAAATTTAATTTGGCAGTATTTAATTGAAGAATTTGAAAAAACCCCAGCATTAGAACAAGAAATGCACCGGATGGTTGATGGACGTAATGAAGGATTATTTATTAAAAATATTGAAAATGTACAAGGAGATGAGCGAGACATTATTATTTTTTCAATTGGTTTTGCTAAAGATCAGGACAATAAATTTTCTCAATTCTTCGGTCCATTATCCCAAGCGGGTGGGGAAAATCGTTTAAATGTTGCAATTACCCGGGCAAAAGAAAAAATATATATTGTAAAATCGTTCCCATCCAGTTTAATTTCCGAGAATTCTAAACATCCTGGCCCTCGATATTTTAAATATTATTTAGAATATGTCGAGCAGCTAAACCGTGGGGCTGATCATGAGGATAAAGTTTTAGAAAAATTAAGTTCTATTAAAAACAATCAAATTCATTTGAATCATCCAAAAGATAGTAAGCAATTTGTCAAAGAAGTTGCCGAAATGTTAGAAACTGCATTAAATGATAATGGTCGCTATATAATTGCCACTCATACCATTCAAGGAACATATGATATTGATGTTAGCATTTATGATAAAAAGAAAGATTACTATGTGATGGGAATTATTTGTGACAACTTAACATATCCACCCGGAATTGAGCAAAAAGAATATGATTTTTATCGGCAAAAATATTTGGTTGAGCGTGGTTGATTAATTGAAGCAATTTTATATAGTAATTGAAGAACGGCAAATAATCGTTTAGAAATAATTAACAAAATTGTGAAAAAAGTCCGTGGTAAGTAGGAGGGTATAATGAAATTTAATTTAACTAAAATTAAAAAAATGGAAAGTTTACAAGACTTTCAAGATTATTTATTAAAAACATATTTACCAAAAAATAATAATCGGATTATTAAAGCTGAATTATTAAATATTATTCATGATTATTTTCCGCTGGTTAGTCAAGATGAAGCCAACCAGTTTATTGAAACATTACAAGATAATAAAGTTCTTTTTCTCCGTGGTTATGGCTTTGTTGGGAATGGAACTTTAGAGTCAGTTGGCAAAATTAAACAAGTGCAAGCAAGTTTAACAAATACCCAAATTTTTACCGCGGATGAAATTACCAGTGAATTGCAGAAAACAGAACTAAAACCACGGGTGAAAAAAAGTTCACCCTCAAAAAGAACATCAATTGTTAAACAGCCAACGACTGATTTTGCTAATTTGTCATTTAATGAACGGTTTAGGAATTTTATTCATTTATTGTATCCAGTTAAACCAGAAAAAAACAAGCCACAAATTACATTGTCAGATATCCCTGATCTTTTCGAAACCGAATTTGAACAAGATGAAGATTTTATTGATCCAGCAAAACGCAATATCATTACCAAAGCACCAAATGATAATTTGCCAACTACCAAATTGCAATCTCATAAACAAGAAAAATTAGTTTTTGATTTTGCAAATATTACTAGCTCAGAAGAAATTTGAGCTAATATGGGGATTAGTGATTATCGCAAATATTTTTTAGCCTATCATCGAATTAGTCTATTTCAATACCAAGGGTTACGTAAATTTTTTATCGATTATTTATTAGCTTTACCAATTTCGGATAAATTAATTGATAAATATTTTAGTTCGATCTTTGCTAATAAAAAACTTTATCAAGAATTTTATGATAATTATTTACGAAATCGGATCAAATATTCTTATATTGTTGATTATAATTTATTTTATGATGTTAAATTATTTAAGGAAAAAAATAACAAATATGAACCAGTTATTAAATTAACTGCCGAAAAATTAATCATAAACTTATTTCTCCAATTTTTAACATCAACTTTTAATGTGGATGATAATAAATTACAAATTGATCCGGTTGTGATAACCAACCTTAAAAATCTTTATTGGGATTTTAATCAAAAAATGCATTTATTTGAATTTAAGGATTATATTTTTTCCACTAATCCAAAATGAAAAGAAGAATATGCGTTAAACTTTATTAATTTTTTTGAAAAATATAAGTTTTCTTCTAACCAAGAAGCAATTAATTTAATTACTAACAGACTTGAAAGTAGTAAGTTACAAGAATTATTAACAGCTAATCTTAGCAAGATTAATTTTAAAGATAGTACAATTAATGATAAAACTTTATGATATGATGTCAAAATGACTTGCCGCTTATTAGATAATGAATTAATATATATTAAAGGAAATTTATTAGATAATATGCAAACTATTTTTGAACAAGCAAAACAATAAAAAAAATAACTTAATTTTTTAAGTTATTTTTATTAACTTTTAATTAATTTTAAATATTTTTAAGACTAAAGGTAATTGAGCTAGTTATGTATAAATTTAAATTTTAGATATAATTTAAAATTGATAATCTCCATTTTAAAGTAATACTAATTTTATAATTTTTAATTTTATTCTTGTAATCTATTTTAATTAATGCTGCCTAAATTAATTTTACTAATTAATTAAAATTAAATAAATTTTTAGTTTTAATTTTTTTACTATTAAATTTTTAGAATGGTTATTGTTGGTAATAATGACTTATTTTTTAAAAGAAAGGTTAAAATTTTGATTTATATTAATTACTTATTTTATTTTTTTAAACACATCATTTATTCGAACCTTATGCAATCTAATCATTCTAATATCTTTAACTTAGTGCAGTTTTATAGTATAATATACTTAATTAAAAGTATGGTAAAACAAAATTAAATGGGGTGTTACAAGTGTCAAACAAAAAAGTTATTGATTATTGAAATGATGATAATTCTTATATTGAACCTGCTAAAAGACCAACTTCAATAATGAAAGAGCCAACTGTTGAGCCACTGCATGATAATAAACGAAAAATTGAAAATAATGTTGAATCATGGGATGATTACTATAATTATTCAGCAACTTTAATTGATGATAAAGTTAATGGTAGTGACTATGATGAATTAGCTACTGATGATGTAATTACTCCTCTTCGTAATTTTAAAGATGTTGAAATTAACCAGAGTGAAGAATTAGGGGAACTTGATGACTTAAACTTAGGAAATAAAAATCGTTTTGTAAATGATGATGAAACTAATTATAATAAGCCCCAACCAATTTTAAATGTTAATGAAATGCATGAGCGATGAAAAGCTAATAAACAAAATTCAGTACAAGCGCGCTTAAATTTTTTGCGTAATCGTAGTCAAGAACCAAAAATTGAAGGCCGTCGAAAATATAGTTTTTTAGTCCCCGAGTCCTTAGCTGATATTATTAAAAAACCAACTCCCGTAGTAATTGATGCGACACCAACTGCGGGGGGTGATGAAGTTTTTACCCAACGACGATTTTTTAATAATCCAAATTTAATTAAAAAAGTTCAGAGTCAGGATGAAGAAAACATAGCAACAGGGGAAGAAAAAACTAATTCTTTCAATGAGCAAGAAAATAGTGTTAATCCGTCATTACAAAATATTTTGCAAGCAGCAAAACAAAATATGGCAGAAGTTAATAAAGAAGCAATTTTTATTAGTGATGATGATTTTCTGGACCCTGATCATTTAACTCCTGCCCAACGGTTAAAATTACTAAAAGCAGCGAATGATCCTAATGATCAACAACGGAAACAAATTTTACAAATGAAATTAAACCGTGGTGTAATGGGGTCATTATCCCAAGTTGTCAAAGAACGATTACAAAAACTTGAAAATGGGGAGTTAGAATTAGTCGAAGATGCTAATGAAAATGATGATAATAAAAAATAAATATTTATTTTAAACTAAATAAATGTCTAATTTTATTAGATATTTATTTTTTAAAATGTCCTATAATTCCTATAGGAAAGTAGGGAAAAATATGAGAAACAAAAAATATTTTGATGACATTTTGGTAATTGCTAAACATGAATTATCCAGGAGATTAACATGGCAACAATTGATAAAATATTAAGTAACCACTTTTTAAAGTCAATTAATGAATTACTAGAAAAATTTAAAGCCACAACTATTATTAGTAAATTAGAATTAAAAAAACACCATTCCAAATTTTTGTGGTTAATAAATTACTATAATAATATTAAGTTTATTGTTATTCATTTAAAAATTGATCATAATGAAAAATAAAAGATTGCAAAGGATTTTACAATAATCCTTTTTCTTTTATTAAATTAAGTTTAAGTTGAGGTTATTAATTTTAAAAAATAGGGACTATAATTGTACTAAACAAGTTATAATTAAACAAAGGAGTTGAAAAAATGTTTTTGTTTAATGATGAATTTAGTTTATCAATTTTAATTGCTTTTATTATTATCCAGGCAATTTTTTTAACTTATTTGCTAATTACTTACCAAAAAATTATTATTCCGTATCCGAATGAAAATTATTCTTCGTCTAAAACCACCACTGCACTTCAAATTATTGATAAATACCTGGTAAAAAATGATATTACTAATTTAAATGTTGTTAATCATCCCGAAATGCTTAAAATTAATCGTTGTTATCGGCGCCAGACCTTTGTAATTAATGATTTACAAATTTTTAATCGTCCATATACTTTAACCGGGTTGGGGTTAGACTATGTGTTAGGACGATTATTTTATGCGAGTGAAATTCACCAAAAGAATAACCAGGTTCGCTTTTTAAGTTTTTGACTATATTGAGCACCCGCTATTTTTAATATTTTATTTTACTTATTCGTAGCCTGTGGGATTGCTTTTTACATATTAGTTAAAATTCGCAGTGACTTCTTAAACAATAATATTATTTATATAATTAATAAACTACATTTATTTACCTTATTAGCAACTATTTGCTTTGGGTTATTTTTATTAACAATTGGGGTTAATAATAAATTAAAACAAAATTTAGAGAATTTGTATGAACAAAAAATGAAAAAATTTGTAAAAAGTGATTTTCCTGAGTTATACTATGATTGAGGGGTTGCTCGTCGTTATTCGCGCAGTATCCATTTTACCTATACATTTGGTTGTTCTTGAATCTTTCAAAAAAATTATAAATATACGGGACCATTTGGTTTATAAGGAGTTGAGAAGATGCGAGTAATTTTTCATATTGATATGAATAGTTTTTTTGCTAGTTGCCATAGTGCAATTAATCCAGACCTCCAGGATAAACCATTGGTTGTGAGTTCACCATCACGTCGGGCAATTGTCACCACTGCGAATTATGCTGCGCGCAGTTACGGGGTTCAAAGCGCAATGCCATTATATCAAGCCAAAAAACTATGTCGAGATTTAGTGATTGTTGACTCTGATTACCAATTATATGTTAATTTTGCCCAAAAGTTATTTGATTATATTGCTAATAACTATACCGAAAAAATTGAAGTTGCTTCCATTGATGAATGTTATCTAGATGTGACAGAACTTTATCCAAAATATCATAGTGCTTTAAATTTAGCAAAAGAAATTCAAAGTAAAATTTACCAAGATCTTGGGTTAAGTAATAGCATTGGAATTTCTTATAATAAAGTTCTGGCAAAACTAGCAAGCGACTTAAAAAAACCAATGGGGATTACTATTATTCGCGATAGTGATCTTGCCACAGTTGTTCACCCCTTAGCAGTTAACAAATTATGAGGTGTTGGAAAAATTACCACCCAAAAATTAGCAACTTTAAATATTAAAACAATCGGAGACTTAGCCCACTATGATAATCCGAGCGCGTTAGTTAAACTAATTGGGAGCCAAGCGTTAGCTTTAATGGCGCATGCGAATGGTGAAGGCAATGATGAAATTAATTTAGGAAATAATAGTATTAAATCAATAGCTAATGAAACAACCTTAGAATATGATTTAGATAATTTTGAAGAAATTAAAGCTAAAATTACTTTTTTAGCTAACCAAGTTGCCCGGAGAAGTAAGAAACGAAATATTATTGGAAATGTTATTTATGTTGTCTTAAAATATAGTGATCGGAAAAAACATTCAAAACAAATTACTTTGTCCCATTATACAAATGATATTAATGAAATCTTACCCTTTGCCCTTAATTGTTTTGAAAAATTATGAAACGGCTCGCCCGTTCGGTTAATTGGGGTTGGATTAGCAGGAATTATTAATAAATATGATTTAAAAGAACAGTTAACCTGAGATAATTTTTTAACATCTTTACCAACAAGTGATACTGAAAAGTTAATTAAAAAAATTAATCGCCATTTTAAGCAAGACATTCTTTTAACTGGCACCAAACTAAATGAATTAAAATATTTACGTCAAAAGCAAAATCGTTATTTGCAAGCTGACCGTGTTGAAGTAGAAAGTGAGAAGAAGAAAAATGCCAAAAATAAAAATAAATCTTCCCGATCCGAATCAGAAATACCATCCTAAACTAGAAGGATTCTGTTTTATTAAAAATTTTATTACTAATCCCAACATTGAAATTGGTGATTACACTTATTACTATTCTGAAGATGTACAAGAGGCAATTGAATTTCAAAATAAAAGTATTCTTTATCATTTCCTAACCATTGGTGATAAGTTAATTATTGGGAAATTTTGTTCAATTGCTAAAGAAACTAAATTTATTATGAATGGGGCACATCATAATTATGCCAGTGTTTCAACTTATCCTTTTCATAGCTTAGCAGATAATGACACTTTTACCGCCATGCTAAAATTTTTACCATATAAGGGTGATACAGTGATTGGAAATGATGTTTGAATTGGCTATGGTGCAATTATTATGCCAGGGATCACAATTGGAAATGGGGCAATCATTGGGGCTAAAAGTTTAGTGACCAAAGATGTCCCTCCTTATGCAATTGTCGGAGGTAACCCGGCTAAAATTTTAAAATATCGTTTTGACCAAACAACCATTGCTGAAATTGAAGCAACCGAATGGTGAAACTGACCACCAGAAAAAATCAGTGCCAATGTTGAATGGTTAATTACTAAAAAATAAATTTTATTCGACCAATATGATAAAATGCTTAAGAGAGAAGAAAAAATTAAAATTATTATTTATAAGGTTCGCAATAATATTTTCAAAGGAGTCAACAAAATGAAAAAATTATTAGCAATCTTAGGAGTAATTAGTCTTGTAACAACAAGTTCTATCAATGTTGTTAGTTGTCATCAAAAAGAAAGCAGTAATAAAATTGATTTAAAAACAATTATTAAAACGACGGATTTGGGAAAAATACCCAATGAAGACATTAATAATATTATTAATCTGCTTTGTGCAAAAAATCCATATTTAGATGCTACACAAATTAAGATACAGCATCTTGCGGAAAATTCTGCGGTAATTTTAGCCAACGATAATTCTTGAAAATATTTCGGGAAAGTTAATATTACTTTTGAAGTTGCCCATGCTGTTGATATTACTAGTGTAACATTGCCCCAAGAAACCATAAAAATTTTAGTATCGAACCAACAAAAGGTTAGTGCTGGTGAGTTAAACAAAATAAATACCGAACCAATCTTATTGCAAGATATTATTAAAGCAATTGATACTCAATTAGAAGTTAATGTTACTAACAATGATTTTATAGTTACTAATAATGCTCAAAGTGGAGATTATAGTAACCCCCAAACAATTGAAATTACAGTAACCAGTGCAACAACTTCATTTCTTATTAAGGGAGCATTTATTTTTACCGCACAGTTATCAACAACTACTCAACAAACTGATATTAGCGGGATTACTAAATTAAAAACCCCGTCTTATTTTGGTGTAAGTAATCCATCGGAAGTCTTTGCTGAAGATATTCGCCAACTATTGGATCCGATTATCACCGCTGCTGTGCAAAATATTAAAAGCACGCTAACAAGTCGTGATTTTACTTATACCTTAACAGTTAAATGAGATGGGCGTTATTATTGACCGGGTCATCATTGATGAGACCAATATCTTGATTTGTCTTCCAAAAGTAAAACTATCCAAGTTCAAATTAAAGGAACCGGTAATGCTACTGGAGAGACACCTAATATTAATGTGACCTTACCAAAAGCAGTTAAGAAATAATTATAAAAAATGTTCACTTTAAAATAAGGTGAACATTTTTTATAATGTTTATAACTTCGCCGGCTGGAAACTGATGACTAGCTGTCCCCATAAATTTTCTTCAGGGACTGTTTTCCGAACCATAAAAAATCAATTGGCTTAAATAGATCTGGTTTTGCTTTTTTAATGGCTTTCCCCAAGGCCTGCTCCGCACCACCTGTGAATAAAAAACTAGTTTTACCAATCTTAAAATTAATAATATTAGATAAATTATTATGATTAACTCGTGTTTTTTGATACTCAGTGGCCAAAAAATCTTTCGCATAATAACTTCAATTATTAAAAATAATCCCGTCAAAATGATATGTTGGTGCAAAGGGCAATATTTTTGTTGACTTATCAATCATTTTTGTAAACGCATTAAAAAATTCTTTTGATTCATAATTAAAAATAATATTATCAACAGAAAAGTTTTTTAGAATGCTCGGTAAATTGGCATAATGATCAGTATGGAAATGACTAAAAAAGATTGCTTTAATATTTTTAATCCTGTCATTTTTTTAAAAAAAATAATTTTATATTTTTAACAATTTTAATGTTAAAAAAGGAAAAATCAAATAATTTTTAATTTAAACATCTTAAAAGTCAAAAAAATATTAAATTTTTAATTTGTTTAAAAAATAATTATATTTTTTTTATGTTATACTAAAAGTGTAATTAATTTATTTTTTTGAGTACTTAAAGTACCTAACAAGTTTCATAATTGTTAGGTACTTTTTGTTTAAATTCAAACAATTATTTATTATGTGAAAAATGGAAAAGAGACGGAAGAAATTATGAAAATTGAAAATTCACCATTAAAAATTTGCAAAAAATGTCAAAATAAAATAATTAATTTTTTACAAACTGAATATCAAGACCCGGAACTAATTAAAAGTTTGGTAATTTATAATATCCAACCAACTAATGATGATAATGAACAAGTATCTTTAATTAGTCCCCAGTTTATTTTTAAATGTCAAAAACATTATTTTGGGTTGTTTTTTAAAAAAATTTAAAAATAAATAGTTTCCAAGTTAATATGAAAACTAAAACTATTATCTTATCTACTAATTTAGTTATTAAGATTTTCAAACAAACTAATAAAAAATTGACAAATGTTAATTTTAATTTAATTAAAACTACTCCGGAATGATTATCAACGTTCTCACAAAGTTTTGAGTTAACAACTATTAATCATAACCAATTTACTCTTAGCAAAAAAGAATTACATAATTACCAAGCAAATTTGTTTAATAAACATCAACATTATTTTAAAACCTTATTTCATAAAGCTAACCAGCGTTTTATTATAATTTTTATTTTAGTGTTAACTTTAAGTTTCGGATTAGGAATTGGTGGGTGGCAAATTTACAAGCACTTAAATTCTGGGCCTACGCATCTTGACCACCGCATAAATATTAATAATGATGGGGGTGACTATTATAAAGCGCAAGGAATTATTCAAAATACTTCAAGTAACCAGCTAAGAAGTGCTGTTCAACATATTCCCAATTTAAACCCTAATTTACAAAGTGCTATTAATGATCAAATGACAATTTTATCAACTAGTGATTCTCTCCAATATGATGGGGGATATCACTTAATGAAAATTAATATTAATGCCAATAACTCAG
The sequence above is drawn from the Spiroplasma eriocheiris genome and encodes:
- a CDS encoding AAA domain-containing protein codes for the protein MNDKSVGDIFLTKPLSNSKNIVNFLDLLFLSNQNPETIWKKINKKEDLVINKLTPEMIKEICGYLGGIINKSKNDEEFSLHLTQHGFAKYPILHYHKFLTASFELFVKKENKKISEESLLKLEKLITEEVNKMFTKFYRILQDVKLYLLEKNVNPLYIGWPYIEGLTQAQKVFRAPLLLWPVNEITRTKNKIVLATKHEEILLNSAIRLSQIKDGNYNVAEFSFDSLQLTNDIFTKAVGDLQTLGFKIKNESALNNLTKLNYYKQKDLVLLDPNFNYEKNISQLYEASQLAIVYDSYLGMYNISSTTLYRDYCDLEKISDNSVDHLFKNEYQLEEDWDENRLAYQAELLENSVMAINNYDISQKVAIKKALEKNTIIQGPPGTGKSQTISNLIINNLCRNERVLFCAEKQDAIKVVYHNMKKIQNYTLMITNLEEKEAFYNKILESLNNINQLHPPVESASYLSKMDALYSDIKNYKKFAQQQSFQEYLEFLNPVKENQLVLDYEFLSQFYFFELEYEDYLRHGDKIFHNTMITKKFLALFNDYSLLADIYHKLAAKDFKKIIKKVNNLKTDKLLALIFNLLVNNNVSYTISSTDENKFNLFKIEKQDTILALTAEFTKADYFVNRLDIIDQNDRLRREDKNYQLYFYLANYVNQKDDIYLIYQNYFVNQYQDKYEDVIKIGNLNWREELTALTNKSMVNTNDYLDYLYHQQVRELIKENYADQIPQIIEQCKKKNKKSITHFFKENYLLMKILFPVMMLTPDIASQLLALNYQEFEQLIFDEASQIFVEKAIPIIYRAQRILVAGDKKQLGPTNFFSTRFDYENWYNDETFSEIEANLTDKSLLDFASKQYNPSMLRFHYRSKYSELINFSNAAFYDNNLVVVSNKTKKDFPLKLIEVNDGVWKNRGNIPEAKRVVSLLKEIIQQRKHHETIGVVTFNEMQKNLIWQYLIEEFEKTPALEQEMHRMVDGRNEGLFIKNIENVQGDERDIIIFSIGFAKDQDNKFSQFFGPLSQAGGENRLNVAITRAKEKIYIVKSFPSSLISENSKHPGPRYFKYYLEYVEQLNRGADHEDKVLEKLSSIKNNQIHLNHPKDSKQFVKEVAEMLETALNDNGRYIIATHTIQGTYDIDVSIYDKKKDYYVMGIICDNLTYPPGIEQKEYDFYRQKYLVERGWLIEAILYSNWRTANNRLEIINKIVKKVRGK
- the dinB gene encoding DNA polymerase IV, with the translated sequence MRVIFHIDMNSFFASCHSAINPDLQDKPLVVSSPSRRAIVTTANYAARSYGVQSAMPLYQAKKLCRDLVIVDSDYQLYVNFAQKLFDYIANNYTEKIEVASIDECYLDVTELYPKYHSALNLAKEIQSKIYQDLGLSNSIGISYNKVLAKLASDLKKPMGITIIRDSDLATVVHPLAVNKLWGVGKITTQKLATLNIKTIGDLAHYDNPSALVKLIGSQALALMAHANGEGNDEINLGNNSIKSIANETTLEYDLDNFEEIKAKITFLANQVARRSKKRNIIGNVIYVVLKYSDRKKHSKQITLSHYTNDINEILPFALNCFEKLWNGSPVRLIGVGLAGIINKYDLKEQLTWDNFLTSLPTSDTEKLIKKINRHFKQDILLTGTKLNELKYLRQKQNRYLQADRVEVESEKKKNAKNKNKSSRSESEIPS
- a CDS encoding CatB-related O-acetyltransferase; the protein is MPKIKINLPDPNQKYHPKLEGFCFIKNFITNPNIEIGDYTYYYSEDVQEAIEFQNKSILYHFLTIGDKLIIGKFCSIAKETKFIMNGAHHNYASVSTYPFHSLADNDTFTAMLKFLPYKGDTVIGNDVWIGYGAIIMPGITIGNGAIIGAKSLVTKDVPPYAIVGGNPAKILKYRFDQTTIAEIEATEWWNWPPEKISANVEWLITKK
- a CDS encoding spiralin repeat-containing protein — its product is MKKLLAILGVISLVTTSSINVVSCHQKESSNKIDLKTIIKTTDLGKIPNEDINNIINLLCAKNPYLDATQIKIQHLAENSAVILANDNSWKYFGKVNITFEVAHAVDITSVTLPQETIKILVSNQQKVSAGELNKINTEPILLQDIIKAIDTQLEVNVTNNDFIVTNNAQSGDYSNPQTIEITVTSATTSFLIKGAFIFTAQLSTTTQQTDISGITKLKTPSYFGVSNPSEVFAEDIRQLLDPIITAAVQNIKSTLTSRDFTYTLTVKWDGRYYWPGHHWWDQYLDLSSKSKTIQVQIKGTGNATGETPNINVTLPKAVKK
- a CDS encoding MBL fold metallo-hydrolase gives rise to the protein MKNIKAIFFSHFHTDHYANLPSILKNFSVDNIIFNYESKEFFNAFTKMIDKSTKILPFAPTYHFDGIIFNNWSYYAKDFLATEYQKTRVNHNNLSNIINFKIGKTSFLFTGGAEQALGKAIKKAKPDLFKPIDFLWFGKQSLKKIYGDS